atattgagaGTTATCAGTGTACCTTGGTTTCGCATAGCAAATTAGTTCGCAAAAATGCCCAAATCTTAGGTCTCCCTCGCATAGCGTCCATTTCGCATTGCGAATTAAAACCCAATTCCTCCAGTCGCGTAGCGACAtgattcgctatgcgaatcaaCAGGGCAGAGAGCAGTACTCTCTGGTCATTCGCACAATGCACCAAACTCGCACAACGAATGACCCCAAATAGAGAGCACCCTCCTGCAGGGTCTCGCTATGTGAAACCATCCGCATAACGAgactgcataatctgcagaacgCAAGTTCTGCAGAATTGTGCAACTCACCCTACCTTAACCAACTATACTCAATTTTACCAATTTCTAAAGCCCATAATTTGTGATTTACACCTAATTACACTTGCCTGGTTGATTTTTAACATCCCTATAATGATTCTAAAGTGATTAAGACCCAATTCTTCACTTAAAACTCTTAATTCATTAACCCTAGAACCCAATTTCAATTCAACCATTTTGAACAtgattttaaccaattttatgaCCCTAACCAGTTCTAATTGACTTATTCAAACTAGCCAAACTGCCCAAGTGCACTCAAAACTCTTAGTGTTAAGAATCACTACCTTACTTCCATTAACCAGGACCTAGACCAACACCAGTTTACTCAGTACAGTGCATACTTCCCTTCCCTTCCACTTACTCACTCAAGCAATAGAACACATACATCAACATAATTCAGATATCCACTTCATGCAAATAACTACATAGTCATTAATTCCAACAACACAAATTTTGGCAGTTCAGTACATGTAGAAGAATCTGATTGAAAACATAGCTTAACTAAAAAAGCATAACACCCATAATTCAGCACATACTCATACATAATCCAGACAATTAATTTCAGAAAAGacctagctccccttaccttaggGTTGAACAACCCAACTCACTAGAATGCTTTAAACAGTGCCATACACAACGAAGACGCAATAAGACCCTACAAAGCACCAAAAGGTGATGGAAGACAACTCTTAGAGCTCAATATCTTGCAGAAAATAGAAAGGGGAAGAAACAATGCACATGCAACTAGTAGACAGTATGCCCTAGGTTTCAAATAGTGGAGTAGAGGAGGAAAAACTACTTACAGGTCCGAATGGAAAAAGTGATCGGTGATACTCAAAGCTCTCAGCATCAGGAGTGTTTAGGTACCACCTAATAGAACATGCAATGGCTGAATGAGTGTGGAGGTTAGAGAAGGcaaagaggaggaagaagaagcttTCTAGAAAGATGAAATGGTTTAAGCAAGTGAGCAAAACTTTTTCtgaagtttatattttataaaattgtttaaagtaGAATACTCGTGTCACTATTTTAAACCCATTTATCTTTTCTATTAATATACTTTTCTAGGTCCTTACAAATATTCCATTTATAAAGTTTGATAATAACTTTgaatttaggaaaaaaatatattcgttttattataatctaaataatatttgtttaccaataaaataaactaaaatgtatcgttttttttaatttaatgtagaaaattttaatatatgaataattataattttagttttaccTACTTAATTGCAATATATGATGTATGATCCGCAACACCAATATtgaatacaatttatatatatatatatatatatatatatatatatatatatatatatatatatatatatatatatatatatatatatatatatataaaagtttatgttAAGTATAGTCATTACatgaaattttatcaaaaaagaaaaacatggaaATCACtctatgataaaattatattatatacagagaaaaaataataacttatttcaCAAGAATTATTTCATACCTTGAATTCTATATTAGAAAAAAGACAAATtcttcaatatattaaaaatatttatcattaataaatcTTCTCACAATATAAGTATTTAAGTTTTAGAAGTTTGTGCATAGCATgattcaatattaattttttttctattcctatAAAGTTTCCTTATAGTTTGAACTAgttcattattcttttttatattaaaatattctctGTCATCAATTCTTCATAAAACGAGTCTCTTTAAATATCAAATGATTAGGAATTATCAATGAGTTGAATCTATTGTTGTAATAAACCTTGCAAATGTTTAAGAATGGAAGTGACAtctttcaaataaaagatatcaaTCAAGGAATCATATTTCAACGGCACATCACCATCAAGATTTTTTAATATGAGAAAATTCATTCACAACATGATTATTATTATGGTTAACCAACATTGACTCGAAGTATGATTGAGCAACAATCTATACCACAAAAGGTTGCACCATAAAAGATTGAACCATAGTCAACCACAAGTCCCACCACATGCTCTACCATTTGAGCTAAAGAGCTTTTACTTCCATATTATGCAAGAATCACCTTAGGATgataatgttgttttatttttatgtctaTTGTTTTCTCtgtactaaaatatttttttgtaactATCTACGATTAAATAAAACATAGCCAATTtacaatttgaataaaataaaaataatttctgatACTCTACATAAGTGTgataaacacaattaaacaatATGATTTGAAtacattttgaataaatatgtttttatttggtatgctttattataaattgaaatatgttATCTACGTTATTATTGAACTTGAGATGTattactaaaactaaaaaacaagacaacgttgaaaaattatttagtacTAATTTTTTTTGGGAGGAGATTTAGGAAACCTTTAGTCTATTAGAAAGAGACCAAATATGATGTGGTCAAGCCATcaataaaatatggaaaaattacaaatttttacaCCTTACATGAGATTAAacattgtgaaaataaaaattaaagtgtaaGACATATAAAAGAACTTGTTGAttggattttttaatattaaataggaAGAAATGGATTTAAGTGAAAATGGTGAAGACAATATTGATACCTTAAGATTTTTAGTTCAAaacaataatcattattattctcattggttaatatgtttttttatataaaaaatagatttgatTAGTTATGATTGAAGATTACTTTTCAAGCTTAAAAGAAGAGAActccttatttatttatttatgaaaaaaatatctttaacaatttttttttgataattttttaataatgcatacgtgataatttataattgacccgttttaaatatttttttaaaataaatttaaacaaactaataaaatggtaacacgtgtcctgttgtcaaaaaattattaaaaaaagtggttaaaatatcattgtcctttatTTATGTTgcaatgacaaaaaaaaaaattgttaaaggtgaatattttttaatgttgaacTTTATCTTTAGTGTTTAATATGCACACATGGttgattaattatattgtagttgttgttggattaaaaaaaatatggacaaaatttttttatacacaaatttctttattaaagTACCAACccatattattttgttattatttcaaaGTCTTttatcaaaactttattttatgcTATTTTAACTAGAGTTAATTGATGCACTTAAACCAAGTTCATGCACAAGtaaaatattctatattataaacataaaaaaccaCTTCAAAAGTGTGTATGAGTCAttcaattgtttatttataCACCAAAGACACAACTCTTATTACAAACCATAATcctaaacatatatatatatatatatatataNAGGCTGCTGTAGTTCATGATGAGGTAGGTGGTGTTGAAGAAGTAGTCCATGATGAGGGAGCTGGTGCTGAAGAAGATGTCCATGATGATGTAGGTGGGGGTGAACAAAATGTGCAAGAGGAGGTTGAAGTGAGTAGTTGGATAGGGTCTGATGAAGAAGGGTCTGATGATTTGGTAGATGTTGATGTCCATGCAGCTGAACAACTTGAAGTCGAAGACCTGGAAGGTAGTCTTTTCTTTGAAATGGGAACANGAAGTGGAAGTACCTCAAAGGTCCATAAACAGGCTAGGGGGTTATCGGATACTGAGTNGGAATCTGATAGTTGTGGAAGTATTTATGCAAGTgatgattcagatgaagaaacACCCCGAAATGGTAGTTTTGGGATCTTCTCAGAGCCTGtaaatatgaaagaatataaGTGGGAGTTGGGAACATACTTCCCTGATAAAATAGATTTCATTGATGCTGTTAGAACTTATGGAATACATAATGGTAGGAAGTTGAAGATTTTTAAAAACGATAAGAGAAGAATATGTGTTAAGTGTTGTGGATCACAAGGCAAATGTCCATGGTACGCATACTGTGCCTATAGGAGTACCCAAAGTACATGGCAACTCAGGAAGATCATAGATAGACATACATGTANNNNNNNNNNNNNNNNNNNNNNNNNNNNNNNNNNNNNNNNNNNNNNNNNNNNNNNNNNNNNNNNNNNNNNNNNNNNNNNNNNNNNNNNNNNNNNNNNNNNNNNNNNNNNNNNNNNNNNNNNNNNNNNNNNNNNNNNNNNNNNNNNNNNNNNNNNNNNNNNNNNNNNNNNNNNNNNNNNNNNNNNNNNNNNNNNNNNNNNNNNNNNNNNNNNNNNNNNNNNNNNNNNNNNNNNNNNNNNNNNNNNNNNNNNNNNNNNNNNNNNNNNNNNNNNNNNNNNNNNNNNNNNNNNNNNNNNNNNNNNNNNNNNNNNNNNNNNNNNNNNNNNNNNNNNNNNNNNNNNNNNNNNNNNNNNNNNNNNNNNNNNNNNNNNNNNNNNNNNNNNNNNNNNNNNNNNNNNNNNNNNNNNNNNNNNNNNNNNNNNNNNNNNNNNNNNNNNNNNNNNNNNNNNNNNNNNNNNNNNNNNNNNNNNNNNNNNNNNNNNNNNNNNNNNNNNNNNNNNNNNNNNNNNNNNNNNNNNNNNNNN
This genomic interval from Vigna radiata var. radiata cultivar VC1973A chromosome 8, Vradiata_ver6, whole genome shotgun sequence contains the following:
- the LOC111242265 gene encoding uncharacterized protein LOC111242265, yielding MENCHVEVVFHHGXKFLNDGSFGYXGGETSNLMIXIDRWSYFEMLSILKEMGYRNVKELWYSLGGRVLEDRIELITDDKGAMHVVNIALLNGKAHVFVVHKVSDPVYLLELEYNVGQGGEDGNVGEGEGQVIEEGEGNVVEEDEGDDVEHVAIEGDVQVAEGGDDVEHVHVEEDVQAAVVHDEVGGVEEVVHDEGAGAEEDVHDDVGGGEQNVQEEVEVSSWIGSDEEGSDDLVDVDVHAAEQLEVEDLEGSLFFEMGTXSGSTSKVHKQARGLSDTEXESDSCGSIYASDDSDEETPRNGSFGIFSEPVNMKEYKWELGTYFPDKIDFIDAVRTYGIHNGRKLKIFKNDKRRICVKCCGSQGKCPWYAYCAYRSTQSTWQLRKIIDRHTLGLALVEEVGINFFTGLFNRHSHC